CGAAGTCACAGAAAActagtttgttatattttatatacaaaaataatacacgCGGCTACTCTACCTGTAGCTTGAGGGTTCAGAACTGAGCAAGCATCTCTTAGTTAAAACATCTTAAGGAATTTCTGTCATATTCAGATATGTCACTCTATCGCAATCGATTCGAATTGTAATCGTTGCCTTTTAACCGTTTTTCAAATTCTACTAACTCGACGATCCAGTTGCGGGtcggtcgaagttggatcggatTAGATTCCGAAACGTATCGTGACCgttgtaaattaaaagaaatcttATTACGATTCAGCTGAAGTTTCTTTGTGAGGAATATGAGGAGTAAATCTCTCCAGgtgtatcattaatttatacagACCCCACTCCGCCCATTTAAATATGCCTCTACTGGAAAACAGTAAAACTTTTATTGCTTTGCTGTGTGTCGATTTGAATTTTTGAGTGAGCAGGTGTACGAATAAGAGCCGTCATATCTTAGACCCTCTAGTTAACACCACATACATTACAATGTCAGTGTCTATAAACCACTAACCAGAATGAACTGATcccataatattaaatatacttcgaACAACATCCCGaaaaaatgttgatattttaGTAGTACGTTAAAAGTTGTTTCACGAGaaattgttaaatgtaatttaaattaaatcaggtAAGCAATTAGAAGCACCGAGGCCGAAAAATCGTCCTGTTATCATCCGAGATGTAAATAGATGTGATGAAAGATCAAATTATGTGTTTCAATGAATCTGGAGCGAGGTTATTTAATGATAtgcaatttcatatgtaagatAACATTAAGTATCAAGATTACAGAGCACATTAATGGTATCAAGATATTTATCGGAAAGTCTGCTttgatattataactttttaacgCTTGAAGATCAACAATCCTCTTTGGTGGAGAAAcagattgttaatattttttttaaattaccccTTATATTTGCAAAGGTATTATTTGAAGGTATATGTTCCAAATGTCAGTCATATTTCTTGTAAGTATTTACAAGACGCTGTTTTAAATGTTCGTTTATAACAATAGTATTGTGACGTCATAATACAGTTTTCGAGGCGATTAATAACAACCCAACttgtagattatatttatatttttattttacctaatcaatacaattatttgtgaatatatttattacataacttaaTTGAAATGaggcttaaatattattattttagtgatacAGATatgttcactcacgaaggcacACTCCACGTAAAATTTTTATCTGCGTGCATTAGTGTGAGTGACAGTCGTACTTACAGGATGTCTTAGCTGTGTGAAACAGTTAGCTGTTACTCTGAGGactaaagacagcaaaaaaaatacacaaaatgttaagtatattttattaaaaattaaattatttaatgtgcaGGACGCACTTTCGTgggtgaatagatctatatattattgtaactgATAAGCAGTTATTTGTAATCAGTGTTTAATAACaacagatattatattatgatatgacCTAGTGCTGTGGCAATAATAGTGTGTATTCGTATTTGCCAATGGTTGATTGTAGTGTCCCTTAAATATCGATAAAACCAGTTGTTATTATCGATATGTTGTATCGTAATATCGATTATTTCAAGAACGGCTtttgaatattacattattcGTAATATACAAAACGTACTTGACTATTTACTCCCAGCTAAAAGGCTCTaacgctttaaaatattaacaagcttttcttttaattttttttgaaagaTAGTTAATTGTTCATCAATTCTTTCGATCATTTACTAACGAATAATTAATCGATAAACTATATCGATATTCAAGGAGCACTAGTTCTAGGTCAGTGTCAGctcagtatatttatattcgcaTATGGcaatattatatacgttatatAGTAGTTCTCCTTACTATAGTACTTAAGTAACCAAGATATATCTACTTAGTATAGTgaacatgaaaaatataaaatacctcaGTTGAATGAACGGTTAGTTAGCTAGTTACGAGATATTCAAATCCAAATGTCAATTTAAACATTTGATTGGTATGGTCATGTTTAGTGTACAGTAAAATATTCCGACCAATGGATGTATGTTATGACATAAGATTTTAATGAAGAGccttattctacccgtgcgTAAAAGGAAAGTAATTTAACGCAACCGGTAGGCAGACACGTAACGTCGTCGTCCTCAGTCCAGAAACACTCCGTATatgaattttcaattattagagttatatgttgtataataattagtgacgtaaacaacaaatattccttacagagtgttaaaataacgaaatatatattatttagtatttatgtatatgttagaTGTTTTGGATGCTATACAAAGTTGATGTTGTAATGATGTATTCATAATGTATGCAAAAATCGTGGCCTTAGGGAGTGTCctccaatttattaatataattaagtatttcgaattaaaatatattaaagttttcataaattcgtttcaatttatataataatgtcctTTTGACTGAATTTCTGCCTGGGAGCCAATTATAGAGATGTTTGTTGTCAttctttttcatttaaatctaattGCATGGAAATATGATACGTCAGAAAAGAGTACAGGATCGACGGCTTTAAATTTTTCCTAGGTACTAAATTTTTACATAGGTACTAAATTTTTTCCTAGGTACTAAATTTTTACCTAGGTACTAAATTTTTTCCTAGGTACTACATTTTAAGGTGAGCCAATTTCCAAGCTcctaaatgtaataaaaactcaCTTGAGAGTATGGACTCTTTAATAAGACTAGACTAAGGAAAATCGAGACGTACAAGTAGTAGTAGTCATACAAggagtaaatatattcattatttttttctattaaatgaattattattaattaaaatcataattaattaattaaagtcgagccgagacggcccagtggttagaacgcgtgcatcttaaccgatggtttcgggttcaaacctaggcaggcaccactgaattttcatgtgcttaatttgtgtttataattcatctcttgctcggtggtgaaggaaaacgtcgtgaggaaacctgcatgtgtctaatttcaacgaaattctgccacatgtgtattccaccaatccgcattggagcagcgtggtggaatatgctccataccttctcctcaaagggagaggaggccttagcccagcagtgggaaatttacaggctgttaatgtaatgtatgtaatgtaattaaagtCAAGAATGCCTAATGGCTAGAACAGCTGAATATTAACCGAATACGACGGGTTCAATCCCGGACAAAAACTgagtttcatgtgcttaatttgtatttgtatttatatattttttgtttttttttttgtatagttaGGCGGATTGGAAAATAGGccacgccaccaaccttggtagctaagatgttatctcccttgtacCTTATGCagttacactaactcactcatgcttcaaaccggaacataataaCACAACACTAAGTTGCTATTTTGCGGTAGAATGTGTGATAattgggtagtacctacccataAGGACTTTCAAAAAACCCTGTGTGTGTGTGGGGTATCCGTACGAAGGGTTAGTAAGCTATAATTACGCGTAACCGGAACAAGGGACCCAATTTTAATAGATCCTGTGTACACGAATCAACGGTGTAACAAGTTGTAATTTCTTAGAGCCAGTGTCTACGGGTAAATGTGCCTATCAGGTTGGCCATAAAAATGTCTTCCTATAATAATTACCAGCAAATgttagtattcatttattttctctAGAAACATTGAAACACTCGAGTAAAAACAATTCATTACAACAATAAGGAAacgttgattttaattaaacgctACAGATCTATTTACTCCACCATGTTAttcacaattaatatatttttttaaattaatttccaaatTAGAAATCCCATATCGGCAGACATTTGGTACGGGCAACTCTTGCGTAGTATTCACTGGATATTCTTGGCTTCCGAGTCTTGTTTGGAGAATCGAAATCTACTTGGTATAAACCGAAACGCTCTCTGAAAATGGAAATagtttaatttgtgtattatatttcagtaaatataaaaacgtaagttatttaaaaaaatctcgtaCGTAATCCGACAACAATACGCTCGAATTTTGAGGTATCTGGTTGTTAATTttagtgattttttataataattcaaaatagtatacttattatatttaatgaaaagtcGAATTTTTAGTTATACGATCacgtgaaatataaaattgactgCGCGAATGTCTGGCATAATGTTgtgtattaagaaatattatttgaacgCAATATTTTCAACTTACGAATATCCTCTGGTCCATTCAAAGTTATCGATCAGGCTCCAATAAGTGTATCCGTACACGTTGCAGTGATCCTTTGTAATGGCGGTGTGTAACGCTTTGAGGTATCCGTCTATGTATTCAATACGTCGTTTGTCCAGCAAACCTTTCTCGAGTGAAACTCCGTTCTCCGTGATAACAACAAGAGGATTGTTGTAAGCACGTTTCACCCAGTTCAAGGACAGCCTGAAGCCCCACGGCACGACCTATAATGAGATTTAATAAAGTAGCATAGCAATGCATTTAAATGCTATCTATattcgtaaaattattattttagatatggcacgaattttttgtttttgtggaACGTTCATGACATAATCatattccgaatcggtggtagtatAATGTACACTTGTAGTAAAAAAGCTTATAGAGCTGgatacagatatatattttcaaaaacacaaTAACTTGCCCAGTAACCACTAGTTATAACGGCGTCCATTAGagagtataaaatattagttataagcAGTTAGGTATCGTTGAActaaactttactttttaatataaaagcgtggcatttgaatgaatttgaatttactTGCATACCTTCAACCAAGTTGAATTGGACTTAGGCCAAGATGATTTCTGGGATATTATTCCTCCCATGTCAGCTGCGAAAGACGGCTCAGACGAGATCTTCTTTTTGCTCTTAGCCACCAAGTAAGTTGTATAATGATTTAAACCCAGAAAATCTGCTGAACCTCGTATCATTTCTATTTCTTCAGTCGTAAAATATGGAAGGCGAGAGCGGTGGAATCCTTGCTTTTTGGATATAGAATCGATTCTTTTCCTCATAATTTGTGGATAGTCACCAATGGATGAAAAAATGGGATGTGCGAACCAGCCGAACTGCaagaataaagtataaatattacgcCAATTGTCACTGTCCAAGTTTAGtagtagttaattatttattgacattgtATTAAATTGCATGCAGCAAGGACATATACTTACAAAGAACTGTCTAGCCGTTTCTGCAGCAATTTTATCTTCTAATGACTCCATTGCTGGCTCAAGCCATGAAAAATCTAGTGTAATTCCGACGCTTGCTGTAAAAAGCCagatttagaataaattaatctCGAAAATAAGCAGTTGCTACAAAAGTAACAGCAAAGACAAGCAAGACTTCGCTGCTGATAGATTAAGCTTAtaacaaaagtttaataaatacaccaagcagttaaaaataattaaattttgtcaaGGATTTTTTATCAGGTTGCATTTGTAGCCATTTTGGAGaatgtgataaaattattacaagaaactctttttcaacgtaTTAATATTTGCAACATTACTCAAGAGTTTTGCCTCGAATTCTTCCTGGTACATGCGGTACACCATTCCATGAGCCCGAAGGACATTGTGTCCGCAGAGATAGTCTTCAAAACCACTTGCTTGGTCACCCGGCGCGTCCAGCCCGCCGTACCCGCCTTGACAGAATGATAATGGTTCATTGAATGTCAACCAAGCGCTCACCTTGTTCCCAAAATTATTGAACAGAACCTGAAATTGTCACTTACTTGTAATCAGTCTATATtaccattattttaataaaatttatctaatttttgttttatcatagatcgaaattttcaaattacattatataactgGTACTATATAGTAAGCCTTAAAATCAAAGTCATTCgcaaagtaattataaaaatctaaatacgcTAGTCAGACAGGTGTATTTGTCTTCCTTCGTTCGATAGAAGTTAAgaattataaacgtgaaagtaaCCATGTCTGAATCTGGACAACGCAAATATATTATGGAATCtacgagaaaaataaatatctcactGATGGAATTACAATATGTCCAGCCCTGTTTCCCAGGGGAACCACCGAGTAGATAAATGTGTATTGTAGagcttattttgttttgaactGGTCTTGGAAGAGACTTATTattccataatatataattgcttaATCGAAATTAGAGAATCGATTCTCTcggaaaaactattttattgacacatataatcattacatataatttgacctattttcacaaaatatttataactttatataaatcttcttcGTGAAACAATCAGGCCATTTATGGATATGAAAATTTCCAAAGTTTTAAAATTGGTAGAACATATGTGTATATACTCAGAaagatgtaatttttatttaaaaataaatgaccatTGCATAAAATATCACAccagtttatttattgaatactatttactaaatacttatatgtaaattatacaaCCCTGCCATATCTTACAATAataaacgatataaaattagttattaaaatatcggTTTATTCAAACTTACTCTGGCATAATCCACAAAATAGTCAGCAATGATGGGGTTGGTCCAGCCACCCAATTCTTGGAGACTCTTAGGCAGGTCCCAGTGGTACATGGTTACCATcggttgtatattattttgaatcaatTCGTCCATGAGTTCATTATAGTATCTGATaccatctttatttatttcgctaaaaaatatgttttttaatgcattaaatattcgtatattCCTTAATCGCATTCGGACCTTAACCTGAGACCCAATGATTAAATTGACGTAAATagaattgatttcatttaagtGCACTTTAGATTTTTTTGCCATCAGTTGGAGGCCATTCAAGTACTACGTAAACATGAAAGGGGTCTTTACATTtcgtatattttgtacacatgGGGCTGAGAGGGTGTGGTGTAGTTATCTTGATGATCACGtcagcatattatattattaatcaataaattcttCTGTAGGTTATAAATTccttattatacttaaaatggatgttcataaataaaagtaacgaTATAACGTATGTATATCTTCTAGTAATAGCTTTGTTCATTTATGCTGAAAAcccggggggggggggggggtttgCTGGGgcttaataattacttaaatctgCTCCATAACACTTGAATGTCCCGTCGAGGGAGTTTATGCGCGACACGTGAGTATTTTCAAATCACATCTACTGAAACATTAGTCTAgtgaaatctaaaaaaaaatctattatgatTCGTACTTGCTTAAGCCGTTGGGAAGGATTCTCGGCCATGAAATCGAGAAACGATAATACTGAACGCCCAGCTTTACCATGAGTTTCACATCTTCCTTGAACAAGTGATAGGAATCGGCAGCGACGTCTCCAGTTTTGTGATCGAATATTCGTTCAGGGTACATGTGGGTATAGCTATCCCATATACTTTCACCTTTGCCTGAgaataaggcaaaataaatagaattaaaaatgttattctacGAAAGGTTTTTTAGAGTTATAAATACAGAGTATCAAAAAAAGTTTATActgtttataaaacaatgcaCAGATGGAGCGAAAAAATTATAGTTATCTTTGATTTGTTGGACGTTGTACCAAAAAATGCACTACCGGAAGTctgtatttgtttttgattttgttgttttacTAGAATATTTTGCAATCCCTTTGTTTTATAGTCTGAACTTACCCCAAGGGACAAGCCTTGTACTGACACAAAGGTGTAAAAATTGTGAAAGGCCGAAGAGTAATTCACTGAACACATTTTTATTCACAACAAACTTGTTGTTAATGctgatatatatttgaatgagtCACTTCGTATCACTGTTTAGGTAGTTGGAgtcatgattaataaaaaaaaatgtttttatttaaatacaatggaTGACTGAGAAATGAGCTACATGATAATTGATagtgtgtttttataaaatcactaaACTATTAGGTATAAATATGGTTTAACCTAAAAAATGactaaaaaacttaatatcTCGGGTTATTAGCATAGCAGAGCAAGGACGCGAACGAGATATAATTGAATGAattcatgatattattttaatagataactGCCTGTTTTAGAGTTATTACTGTTACCCCTGTTTTTCCCTCAAACGGAACATAATTGCTTATTTGGGAGCAAGGAGGACGATAGACGTCACGGAAATCAGATAAGGAGTATATCTGCAGATatcacatgcatgtttcctcacgatgttttccttcatcgcccagctcgagatgaattataaacacaaattaagcacatgaaaattcagtggtgcttccctgggtttgaacccgcaattacagtaagatgcacgcgttctaatcactgagcTATCTcggttcttttttatatttagttatggTGGGCGTTAATTAAAGTCTTTATAGTACCTGATACATTCCACGCCCCTTCGATTTGGTAGGAGGCTGTTGCCACGCCGAACTGAAAACTTTCGGGAAAGCATACTCTTTCTTGAGTGACGTAATGTGCGCTGCCAGCCCTAGGGATTGAATACCGATTAAATGTATGTAAGCATTGTATTTCGAAATTGATTCAAAGTATCCCATCCAATATCCTACAGAGCAGTGAAATAAACTCCAAGCCATTATATATGTCGCAGTCAATTGGTTAAATTAGCCATTTAATTGACAGCCTATTCACTTTACTAAAGGGCGCCGTTCAACCAGCCTCCTGAATGACACCGGCTAATACATCTTCCATTCATAGAATAGGGActctcatgtaaataaaaatattgatatggtTTCGGTTTAGTAATCGGATGCAGCAGCGACAGGGTAGAGGGGTGGTGGGGAGGTGGGCTTCTATTCTCCCTATCCCCCGGTACCATTCCCATCATGCGAATTAGCTCCGTTCTTGAgaaaaattatcttataattctaaccttaaaatattatcagcATTTCAGAAACTCAGTGGCCTTCTTTCTTAAAAATCTCTCTAGGGGTATAGTCAGTTTTgagttaattttcattaaaaagtcAAGTccctattctatgaacggaaATGACTAGGCGTTTACGGTTTGCGGTATTTTTACGGCCTTTTACCGTGTAgaccattatttaatattaaaattatagatcTATATgtagtgtataaatattataaaatgaaaatatcaagCTACCGCCTGTacggaatgttgattctaccgagtagAAACTCAATAGTTCATCTTTTCAATCAAAACAGTTTACATgtaataaacacatacatacgattataataatgtatcctTTAACGAATAAGAACACCAAGCTCTTGTATCATAAATAAtcctgtataatataataagtcttctttttttaacataagttttaaatgtagcataattatgttaaattttatgcagatatttattaaaaaggggTAATTCTGAAGATGCTATCGACTTGATACTTAAAGATTAGACGGCTACGAATAATGGATTGATATGGACAAAACCAACATAAGGTTTTgacaaaatgtaaacataaattagacATGTCTACAATCCGTAAGTTTCTTTTCGAAAtagtaaatgaaatttaataacattagactgttctataaaataattgtaactaaGCGCACATTGcaagtttttattaaacgatTAAAAATCTAAACCATACGTATAATAAGATACATCTGGTTTCAACAATGTGCTGCtgtgaaaatgtaaattttatgagACTATTTTGGCAAATCAgcaacttgatggtaagtggtcaccaccgccatactgacactgtaagaaatattaacaatccttACATCGTCGATGCCCTACCAACCTTCGGAACtcatatgttatgtcccttgtacttgtaacactgactcacttacccttcaaaacggaacgaagtatttctgcttggcaataaaatatatgatcagTGGGTACCCACACACAACTGCtatcaagtaaatatttttagaagtaTTACATTGTTTAAATTACTTACTCCAAGGCCACGAACAGCGTAAAAACTATAACGATCCGACTATACATCTCAACTCACTGGCTGGACGTTCGCACGACGACTGATTGATAGCCCGTTGACATtgcatttgttatttataaaacatataattaattatcagtaACTAATGTCAATGACTGTATTACTTAATTATTCGCTATCATTTTCCGCTACATTTTATTCTGGCCCAACAGACTAACAGACTAAGGGTAATAGAAATGGACACTGTTGTACTTCTTCTTCTGTCTGGTATTTATTTATCCCGGCTATTGCCAGTCTAAGTTCCAACTAAGCTTACTCCAGTCCATTGGCTGTCATGTCCTGCTTCTCGATATCTAGCTTTCGCTTCCTAGGCTGGCCTAGTTCCAGGGACAAACTGTTATACTATCCATGAAGAAATCGTTTGATTGACAGCaaattatttaagaagaaaCTCCAAAGTAAATGGGGAACTTGATCGTAAATTGATATAGAAAATTGATTTGCAAATTggtcttaatttaaatgtttccaAGATACACGCATCAAGAcagttttcaaaatataaccAGTGAGGTGCGATGGGAGTTTGGAAAGAACATGCAGGCTCTTTGTTTCAGCCCTCCGCTATCCAGCTTTCTAAATGATTGATAATAATGGTCGCAGTGGAAAAATCAGTCTTAAATTGGCGGATGAGAATCAATGTCACCCAAAGTGTCACCTAAAGAGAATTGGGGCATATTATTTAAGCAGGTCCTGCCATTAGTAACAAAACTATTGTAGTGTTGTAAGTTTTGAAAAGAAACTTATTTtcgcaattttataatattacgagcagattaattcataaaaaaggcCTTTCCACGATTCCTAGGGCctctcttattatatatagggtATTCTTATATCCAGTTACTTTgaatttgtaaaacaatattagCTAAGCAGAAGAACTATCGAAAACCGAAAAACATGGCGAATGGTCGACGAGCCAAAAAAAGTAGGGGATCTTTGGGTTAGATTTTTGGATTGCCGATGTATGTTTTTACCACGCGTGATTATGCGTcttcaaataacaaataaacagaataagttgcttttaaatttttattttgatttttatatcacaaaaataatttttagaatAAGAATTCAAACTTTCAAACGTTATTAAAAGAGaggagaatataatatttttacgttgAGTTCTCATATCAATGACGagttttaaacttttttgtagAGATTATAGTAACTCAaaagtattatgtttatatactacgttatatataattaaataatttaggagGCATTACAATtcctaatgaaaaataaaatgtgggGTTAAGCCCAAATAACAATCCTGGATCCGCTACTGATAGGCGAGTTACaagataaatgaatattatgataattaaatagagAATCATTACCGCAATTATGCAATCCAACATTTACCCTACTCATACATATCCGCCTGGCGTGTCCCCATAGACAATTGCTACTTTTTTCTAGTAAGAAATActcctaataaaataaatggaaataatacttaattaagggatttaattttgacatatgatttttttaatgcatattctaaaacattaattatgttatgtaagaaAGTACTTCGCATTGACCTGAACTCTataaattgataacatttaaaaaaatatacgtgtgCGATagcgtaattaaaattttattttaaatatttgttttgattatgtTTGATGATAGTGACATCTAGTTAGATTAAGAGTTAACTTTGTGTCTAATTAATACAACTACTCAATGATAGAGGGCGCTGTCACAAACTATTGTATCGGTTGTTTCGAGAATACGTTATGTAGATATATACCGATTGTTCTCGAAATAGCAAGATGTAGTAGCGAGCACTTTCTTGAAAATTCTGCTTCATACCGTCAGCGCGAGGTGGCGCTGCGATTGGTATATAAACGCGACTCGAACGCCAGGCCGGCAGTTTGTTGAATCAAACAAGAAAAGTTCACATCGCAATAAGTGTTAAGACGCATAATCAAAAATGTCTCTAATTCCATTTTTGTACGATAACAGACCATTCGGGATGGTAGAACGAGACTTCTTCAGACCAGATTTCTATCCACCTGTCGATCTTGTACCGCAAGAGGTAATGAGGCCTTGGGAAAATATTTACCGGCCGTGGGAAAACATGATCAGGCAAATGGAACAGCTAAGCTCTGGTATCAATCAGCTAGCCCTAAAGGAGGCGTCGCAGTTATCATCCGATACGGAGAAATTTCAAGTCAACGTGGACGTTCAGCATTTCGCTCCAAACGAAATTAGCGTGAAAATTGTTGATGGTTTCGTGACTGTCGAAGGAAAACACGAAGAGAAGAGAGACGAGCATGGATATATATCAAGGCAGTTCGTAAGACGTTACGCCTTACCGCAAGGATGCCTCGCCGACGTTGTAGAGTCCAAATTGTCCTCTGATGGCGTTCTGACTATCACTGCGCCGAAAGTACTAGCGATGCCATCATCTGGGGAAAAGATTGTTCCGATTATTAAAACTGGGCCCATTAAAAAGCAAATATCAAGTTCTGAATCAGTGATTGAGTGAATATCTGTATTACGGTTAATTTCGCTgtttttattgtgataattatGTAAGACTGCATATGCCCATCGTACCtattattgtttgtaaatatttttatttcatattataagacttactaaaactaaatactgatttcgtatttataataaatgtaaattaaagtattgttaATGTAAACATCTTGGTTTTATTTCTAAGTTCCATTTAAGATTGTTCCAGACATTCTATTTGTATTCAGAGTTCATCATACCTTGACCCGATATGGTTCGTTTGAAATTGTATACTGTATTCTGAGTTAGTAGTTATAAGCAAGGAGGACGAGTTTGAAttcatttattctattttcttatattactGACTggagagaaaaaaataagtaaacgaaatgtataatattaaaaaagattccttaaattacatttcaaactaCCATCTGTTCGTAATGTAGAGATCATCAAACATATTCATTCAACCCATTAtctgtgtattatatttatttaataccggTGTATTAaccgtataaaattaattttatataatttcctttatgGAAATTGACGATAACAAACTCCAATTTCTTTAGTCCTATTTATAGAATCGTTTCCAGAATAAtgtctcatttaaaatatagttttttttgacagaaaacGAAATACATaaacttgttttaatttgtttgtaaatcagatgaagtaataaaatatatatttatttatataattattatatttattatgcaattttattt
The nucleotide sequence above comes from Vanessa tameamea isolate UH-Manoa-2023 chromosome 2, ilVanTame1 primary haplotype, whole genome shotgun sequence. Encoded proteins:
- the LOC113394050 gene encoding myrosinase 1-like isoform X1, which codes for MYSRIVIVFTLFVALEAGSAHYVTQERVCFPESFQFGVATASYQIEGAWNVSGKGESIWDSYTHMYPERIFDHKTGDVAADSYHLFKEDVKLMVKLGVQYYRFSISWPRILPNGLSNEINKDGIRYYNELMDELIQNNIQPMVTMYHWDLPKSLQELGGWTNPIIADYFVDYARVLFNNFGNKVSAWLTFNEPLSFCQGGYGGLDAPGDQASGFEDYLCGHNVLRAHGMVYRMYQEEFEAKLLTSVGITLDFSWLEPAMESLEDKIAAETARQFFFGWFAHPIFSSIGDYPQIMRKRIDSISKKQGFHRSRLPYFTTEEIEMIRGSADFLGLNHYTTYLVAKSKKKISSEPSFAADMGGIISQKSSWPKSNSTWLKVVPWGFRLSLNWVKRAYNNPLVVITENGVSLEKGLLDKRRIEYIDGYLKALHTAITKDHCNVYGYTYWSLIDNFEWTRGYSERFGLYQVDFDSPNKTRKPRISSEYYARVARTKCLPIWDF
- the LOC113394050 gene encoding myrosinase 1-like isoform X2 gives rise to the protein MSTGYQSVVVRTSSQAGSAHYVTQERVCFPESFQFGVATASYQIEGAWNVSGKGESIWDSYTHMYPERIFDHKTGDVAADSYHLFKEDVKLMVKLGVQYYRFSISWPRILPNGLSNEINKDGIRYYNELMDELIQNNIQPMVTMYHWDLPKSLQELGGWTNPIIADYFVDYARVLFNNFGNKVSAWLTFNEPLSFCQGGYGGLDAPGDQASGFEDYLCGHNVLRAHGMVYRMYQEEFEAKLLTSVGITLDFSWLEPAMESLEDKIAAETARQFFFGWFAHPIFSSIGDYPQIMRKRIDSISKKQGFHRSRLPYFTTEEIEMIRGSADFLGLNHYTTYLVAKSKKKISSEPSFAADMGGIISQKSSWPKSNSTWLKVVPWGFRLSLNWVKRAYNNPLVVITENGVSLEKGLLDKRRIEYIDGYLKALHTAITKDHCNVYGYTYWSLIDNFEWTRGYSERFGLYQVDFDSPNKTRKPRISSEYYARVARTKCLPIWDF
- the LOC113394055 gene encoding alpha-crystallin A chain-like, which encodes MSLIPFLYDNRPFGMVERDFFRPDFYPPVDLVPQEVMRPWENIYRPWENMIRQMEQLSSGINQLALKEASQLSSDTEKFQVNVDVQHFAPNEISVKIVDGFVTVEGKHEEKRDEHGYISRQFVRRYALPQGCLADVVESKLSSDGVLTITAPKVLAMPSSGEKIVPIIKTGPIKKQISSSESVIE